A window of Acropora muricata isolate sample 2 chromosome 3, ASM3666990v1, whole genome shotgun sequence contains these coding sequences:
- the LOC136911257 gene encoding QRFP-like peptide receptor: MLAQNESFENSATIITQDISRMSPLLTVSLYCLYSITFSLALIGNTLSLITCYCSYKDTKCLLLCFIASLASADLLFTLLSIFNLVAFISDGDWILGDPICKAHSFLIESCYTVSILTLVAISRERLRAVSSPLLARVEGSAERKLIPIVIWVIGILTCTPLLYAYHVVKDKKTGKSKCLNKQMGDKGRQIYYSIQAGLLFLVPLAFMTWAHIRIFKLLSIHEKTRSSLVSGARQGFNQNKVTRMLAVVTVIFFVCYGPFMVIRELRYFYVYNGMAVWKLSQMMIFIQAAVNPIIYCFYSQQFRHTLKDFFCCCFKCAKKLQTSESSSEAATVQTKERSTGNTVRLN, encoded by the coding sequence ATGCTCGCCCAAAACGAAAGTTTCGAGAATTCGGCAACGATTATCACTCAAGACATCTCAAGAATGTCTCCGTTGCTGACAGTGTCTTTGTATTGTTTGTACTCCATAACCTTTTCTCTTGCATTAATTGGCAATACCTTATCGCTGATTACGTGTTACTGCAGTTACAAGGACACAAAATGCTTGCTTTTATGCTTCATTGCCAGTCTAGCATCAGCGGATCTCTTGTTTACTTTGCTCTCTATATTTAATTTGGTAGCGTTTATCAGTGACGGTGATTGGATTTTAGGAGATCCAATATGCAAAGCACACAGCTTTCTTATCGAGTCATGTTACACGGTATCCATTTTGACGCTGGTGGCCATCAGCCGCGAGAGGTTACGTGCAGTGTCGTCTCCCTTGTTGGCCCGCGTTGAAGGAAGCGCAGAGCGAAAACTTATACCCATCGTCATTTGGGTGATAGGAATCTTGACCTGCACACCATTGCTGTACGCATACCACGTcgtaaaagataaaaaaactgGTAAATCAAAATGCCTTAATAAACAGATGGGCGACAAAGGAAGGCAGATTTATTACTCCATTCAAGCCGGGTTACTGTTCCTAGTTCCTCTGGCATTTATGACTTGGGCACACATAAGAATCTTCAAGTTGCTCTCGATTCATGAAAAGACAAGGAGCTCCTTGGTTTCCGGTGCAAGACAGGGTTTCAACCAGAACAAAGTAACAAGGATGTTAGCAGTCGTCACAGTCATTTTCTTCGTTTGTTATGGTCCATTCATGGTAATTCGCGAGTTGAGATATTTTTACGTCTACAACGGAATGGCAGTTTGGAAATTGTCACAGATGATGATTTTCATCCAAGCTGCTGTGAACCCAATCATTTACTGTTTTTACAGTCAGCAGTTTCGTCATACTTTGAAAGactttttctgttgttgtttcaaaTGCGCTAAGAAGCTACAAACATCAGAATCGTCCTCAGAAGCCGCGACTGTACAAACCAAGGAAAGATCGACAGGAAACACTGTTCGACTAAATTAG
- the LOC136911038 gene encoding QRFP-like peptide receptor — MLAQNESFENSTTIIAQDVSTMSPLMTVFLYCLYATVFSLALLGNTLSLITCYGSYKDTASVLLCFIASLASADLLLTLLSIFNLIAFIGNGHWVLGGLICKAHSFLIESCYTVSILTLVAISRERLRAVSSPLLARVEGSAERKLILVGIWVTGILTCTPLLYAYHIVEDKETGKSQCLNTQMGDKGRQIYYSIQAGLLFLGPLAFMTWAHIRIFKLLSIHERTRNSLLSVSDEGQGLHQNKITKMLAVVTVIFFVCYGPFMVIRELRYFYVYNGMEIWKLSQMMIFIQAAVNPIIYCFYSQQFRHTLKDFFCCCFKCAKKLQTPGFSSVAATVQIKERSTGNTVRLN; from the coding sequence ATGCTCGCTCAAAACGAAAGTTTCGAGAATTCGACAACGATTATCGCTCAAGACGTTTCAACAATGTCTCCGTTGATGACAGTGTTTTTGTATTGTTTGTACGCCACAGTATTTTCTCTAGCATTACTTGGCAATACTTTATCGCTGATTACGTGTTACGGCAGTTACAAGGACACAGCGAGCGTGCTTCTATGCTTCATTGCCAGTCTCGCATCAGCGGATCTCTTACTTACTTTGCTCTCTATATTTAATTTGATAGCGTTTATCGGTAACGGTCACTGGGTATTAGGAGGTCTAATCTGCAAAGCACATAGCTTTCTTATAGAGTCATGTTACACGGTATCCATTTTGACGCTGGTGGCCATCAGCCGCGAGAGATTACGTGCAGTGTCGTCTCCGTTGTTAGCTCGCGTTGAAGGAAGTGCAGAGCGAAAACTTATCCTCGTCGGTATTTGGGTGACTGGAATCTTGACATGCACACCATTGCTGTACGCATACCACATCGTTGAAGACAAGGAAACTGGCAAATCACAATGCCTTAACACACAGATGGGCGACAAAGGAAGGCAGATTTACTACTCTATTCAAGCCGGGTTACTGTTCCTAGGTCCTCTGGCATTTATGACTTGGGCACACATAAGAATCTTCAAGTTGCTCTCGATTCATGAAAGGACAAGGAACTCCCTGCTTTCAGTTTCAGATGAAGGACAGGGTTTACACcagaacaaaataacaaagatGTTAGCTGTCGTCACAGTCATTTTCTTCGTTTGTTATGGCCCGTTCATGGTAATTCGCGAGCTGAGATATTTTTACGTCTACAACGGAATGGAAATTTGGAAATTGTCACAGATGATGATTTTCATCCAAGCTGCTGTGAACCCAATCATTTACTGTTTTTATAGTCAGCAGTTTCGTCATACTTTAAAAGactttttctgttgttgtttcaaaTGCGCTAAGAAGCTACAAACACCTGGGTTCTCCTCCGTGGCCGCGACAGTACAAATCAAGGAAAGATCGACAGGAAACACTGTTCGACTAAATTAG
- the LOC136911260 gene encoding QRFP-like peptide receptor, which yields MFAQNESFNNSTAIMSPSMTVFLYCLYATVFSLALFGNTLSLITCYRSYKDIKSVLPCFIASLASADLLFTLLSIFDLLAFIRDGNWFGGNVICKAQSFLIESCYTVSILTLIAISRERLRAVSSPLLARVEGSAERKLILVGIWVIGILTCTPLLYAYHIVEDKETGKRKCLNIQMGDKGRQIYYSIQAGLLFLVPLVFMTWAHIRIFKLLSIHEKTRSSLLSVPDHEKQGLHQNKVTRMLAVVTVIFFACYGPFMVIRELRYFYIYNGMGIWKLSQMMVFIQASANPIIYCFYSQQFRYTLRDFLCCCFKCAKPRSSSSRLQSSETLAENTFPQN from the coding sequence ATGTTCGCTCAAAACGAAAGTTTCAACAATTCGACAGCAATTATGTCTCCGTCGATGACAGTGTTCTTGTACTGTTTGTACGCTACAGTATTTTCTCTTGCATTATTTGGCAATACTTTATCGCTGATTACGTGCTACCGCAGTTACAAGGACATTAAGTCCGTGCTTCCATGCTTCATTGCCAGTCTAGCATCAGCGGATCTCTTGTTTACTCTGCTCTCTATTTTTGATTTGTTGGCGTTCATCAGAGACGGGAATTGGTTTGGGGGAAATGTAATCTGCAAAGCACAGAGCTTTCTTATCGAATCCTGTTACACCGTGTCCATTTTGACGCTCATTGCCATCAGCCGCGAGAGATTACGTGCAGTGTCGTCTCCGTTGTTAGCTCGCGTTGAAGGAAGTGCAGAGCGAAAACTTATCCTCGTCGGTATTTGGGTGATTGGAATCTTGACGTGCACACCATTGCTGTACGCATACCACATCGTTGAAGACAAGGAAACTGGCAAAAGAAAATGCCTTAACATACAGATGGGCGACAAAGGAAGGCAGATTTACTACTCTATTCAAGCCGGGTTACTGTTCCTAGTTCCTCTCGTATTTATGACATGGGCACACATACGAATCTTCAAGTTGTTGTCGATTCATGAAAAGACAAGGAGCTCCCTGCTTTCAGTTCCAGATCATGAAAAACAGGGATTACACCAGAACAAAGTGACAAGAATGTTAGCAGTCGTCACAGTTATTTTCTTTGCATGTTATGGTCCATTCATGGTGATTCGCGAGTTGAGATATTTCTACATCTACAACGGAATGGGAATATGGAAATTGTCACAGATGATGGTTTTCATCCAAGCTTCTGCGAACCCAATCATTTATTGCTTTTACAGCCAACAGTTTCGTTATACTTTGAGAGACTTTTTATGTTGCTGTTTCAAATGCGCTAAGCCTCGGTCGTCCTCCTCGCGGTTACAATCAAGCGAAACATTGGCAGAGAACACTTTTCCACAAAATTAG
- the LOC136911258 gene encoding galanin receptor 2a-like — translation MQKYSNTSRSQNSSSLCERKGDENFISLTSFTGISLLCFYTFIFVASNVGNVAVLYICHRRERSTAFRHTNTGFFNRFIVNLAIADLLFTQLTVFDVSYAVLNDWVLGLALCKLQGFFVELCYSASILTLIAISRERLQSLSELEIRSRIQRIKTRKLWSILVWIMAILLCTPLLYAYKLEISPEERGKTKCTNMAWSHTGRQIYYSLTTVILFIYPLAIMTWTQFKIKRAFRSQISPSQQIAVLTRARQKKATRILGAVTVGFFALWAPFIITRTLRYFQWYEGEIIWKLSQLLTIASSAANPFIYSFYSLHFRVYVKRIITCRCGILSESTGRSECSINNTLY, via the coding sequence ATGCAAAAATATTCAAACACAAGCAGAAGTCAAAACTCATCTTCCCTTTGTGAAAGAAAAGGCGACGAAAACTTTATCAGCCTTACTTCCTTTACGGGAATATCACTCCTATGCTTTTACACATTCATATTTGTCGCATCAAACGTGGGTAACGTTGCGGTTTTGTACATTTGCCACCGAAGGGAACGTTCGACAGCCTTTCGGCACACCAACACGGGATTTTTTAATCGTTTTATCGTGAACCTTGCCATTGCAGATCTCCTCTTCACACAGCTCACTGTGTTCGATGTGTCTTACGCTGTATTAAACGACTGGGTTCTGGGATTAGCCCTGTGTAAACTTCAAGGATTTTTTGTCGAGCTGTGTTATTCCGCGTCCATCTTGACCCTAATCGCGATAAGTCGAGAACGCTTACAGTCTCTCAGCGAATTGGAAATCAGATCAAGAATACAGCGCATCAAGACCAGAAAACTTTGGTCGATCCTAGTTTGGATCATGGCCATTTTGCTCTGCACGCCTCTCTTGTATGCGTACAAGTTGGAAATTAGTCCAGAAGAGCGAGGCAAAACTAAATGCACTAACATGGCCTGGTCACATACAGGAAGACAGATTTATTACAGTCTAACAACCGTAATATTATTCATCTATCCGCTTGCCATAATGACGTGGACACAGTTCAAGATCAAACGCGCTTTTAGATCACAAATCTCACCAAGCCAACAAATCGCTGTTTTAACTCGTGCGCGCCAGAAAAAAGCCACTCGAATCCTTGGTGCAGTCACAGTGGGGTTTTTCGCTCTTTGGGCGCCATTTATAATAACGAGAACCCTTCGTTACTTCCAGTGGTACGAAGGAGAGATTATATGGAAACTCAGCCAACTTTTAACGATAGCTTCTTCTGCAGCCAACCCTTTTATTTATAGCTTCTACAGCCTTCACTTCAGAGTTTATGTAAAAAGGATAATAACGTGCAGGTGCGGGATTTTGTCGGAAAGCACCGGTAGGTCCGAGTGTTCTATTAACAATACTCTGTATTAA
- the LOC136911256 gene encoding QRFP-like peptide receptor: MLPQNESFENSAAIITQEVYRMSPSMTVFFYCLYATVFSLALFGNTLSLITCYRSYKDIKSVLPCFIAIASLASADLLFTLLSIFDLLAFISDGSWFGGNVICKAQSFLIESCYTVSILTLIAISRERLRAVSSPLLARVEGSAERKLILVGIWVIGILTCTPLLYAYHIVEDKETGKSKCLNTQMGDKGRQIYYSIQAGLLFLVPLVFMTWAHIRIFKLLSIHEKTRSSLVSGARQVLNQNKVTRMLAVVTVIFFVCYGPFMVIRELRYFYVYNGMAIWKMSQAMIFIQAAVNPIIYCFYSQQFRHTLKDFFCCCFKCAKKLQTSESSSEAATVEIKERSTGTETQFD; encoded by the coding sequence ATGCTCCCTCAAAACGAAAGTTTCGAGAATTCGGCAGCGATTATCACTCAAGAAGTTTACAGAATGTCTCCGTCGATGACAGTGTTCTTCTACTGTTTATACGCCACAGTATTTTCTCTTGCATTATTTGGCAATACTTTATCGCTGATTACGTGCTACCGCAGTTACAAGGACATTAAGTCCGTGCTTCCATGCTTCATTGCCATTGCCAGTCTAGCATCAGCGGATCTCTTGTTTACTTTGCTCTCTATATTTGATTTGTTGGCGTTCATCAGCGACGGCAGTTGGTTTGGGGGAAATGTAATCTGCAAAGCACAGAGCTTTCTTATCGAATCCTGTTACACCGTGTCCATTTTGACGCTGATTGCCATCAGCCGCGAGAGATTACGTGCAGTGTCGTCTCCGTTGTTAGCTCGCGTTGAAGGAAGCGCAGAGCGAAAACTTATCCTCGTCGGTATTTGGGTGATTGGAATCTTGACATGCACACCATTGCTGTACGCATACCACATCGTTGAAGACAAGGAAACTGGCAAATCAAAATGCCTTAACACACAGATGGGCGACAAAGGGAGGCAGATTTACTACTCTATTCAAGCCGGGTTACTGTTCCTAGTTCCTCTGGTATTTATGACATGGGCACACATACGAATCTTCAAGTTGCTGTCGATTCATGAAAAGACAAGGAGCTCCTTGGTTTCCGGTGCAAGACAGGTTTTAAACCAGAACAAAGTTACAAGGATGTTAGCTGTCGTCACAGTCATTTTCTTCGTTTGTTATGGTCCGTTCATGGTAATTCGAGAGTTGAGATATTTTTACGTCTACAACGGAATGGCAATTTGGAAAATGTCACAGGCGATGATTTTCATTCAAGCTGCTGTGAACCCAATCATTTACTGTTTTTACAGTCAGCAGTTTCGTCATACTTTGAAAGactttttctgttgttgtttcaaaTGCGCTAAGAAGCTACAAACATCAGAATCGTCCTCCGAGGCCGCGACAGTAGAAATCAAGGAAAGATCGACAGGAACTGAAACACAGTTCGACTAA
- the LOC136911259 gene encoding orexin receptor type 2-like, protein MLAQNESFENSATIIAQDVSTMSPLMIAFLYCLYATVFSLALLGNTLSMITCYCSYKDTASVLLWFIASLASADLLLTLLSIFNLIVSIGDGDWFLGDPICKAHSFLIESCYTVSILTLVAISRERLRAVSSPLLARVEGSAERKLIPIVVWVIGILTCTPLLYAYHVVKDKKTGKSKCLNTQMGDKGRQIYYSIQAGLLFLVPLVFMTWAHIRIFKLLSIHEKTRSSLVSGARQDSNQNKITRMLAVVTVIFFVCYGPFMVIRELRYFYVYNGMAIWKLSQMMIFIQTAVNPIIYCFYSQQFRHTLKDFFCCCFKCAKKLQTSESSSEAAIIQSRKDRQETQFD, encoded by the coding sequence ATGCTCGCTCAAAACGAAAGTTTCGAGAATTCGGCAACGATTATCGCACAAGACGTTTCAACAATGTCTCCGTTGATGATAGCGTTTTTGTATTGTTTGTACGCCACAGTATTTTCTCTTGCATTACTTGGCAATACCTTATCGATGATTACGTGTTACTGCAGTTACAAGGACACAGCGAGCGTGCTTCTATGGTTCATTGCCAGTCTCGCATCAGCGGATCTCTTGCTGACTTTGCTCTCTATATTTAATTTAATAGTTTCTATCGGTGACGGTGATTGGTTTTTAGGAGATCCAATCTGCAAAGCACATAGCTTTCTTATCGAGTCATGTTACACGGTATCCATTTTGACGCTGGTGGCCATCAGCCGCGAGAGGTTACGTGCAGTGTCGTCTCCCTTGTTGGCCCGCGTTGAAGGAAGCGCAGAGCGAAAACTTATACCCATCGTTGTTTGGGTGATAGGAATCTTGACGTGCACACCATTGCTGTACGCATACCACGTcgtaaaagataaaaaaactgGTAAATCAAAATGCCTTAATACACAGATGGGCGACAAAGGAAGGCAGATTTATTACTCCATTCAAGCCGGGTTACTGTTCCTAGTTCCTCTGGTATTTATGACTTGGGCACACATAAGAATCTTCAAGTTGCTCTCGATTCATGAAAAGACAAGGAGCTCCTTGGTTTCCGGTGCAAGACAGGATTCCAACCAGAACAAAATAACAAGGATGTTAGCAGTCGTCAcagtcattttctttgtttgttatgGTCCATTCATGGTAATTCGCGAGTTGAGATATTTTTACGTCTACAACGGAATGGCAATTTGGAAATTGTCACAGATGATGATTTTCATCCAAACTGCTGTGAACCCAATCATTTACTGTTTTTACAGTCAGCAGTTTCGTCATACTTTGAAAGactttttctgttgttgtttcaaaTGCGCTAAGAAGTTACAAACATCAGAATCGTCCTCCGAAGCCGCGATCATACAATCAAGGAAAGATCGACAGGAAACACAGTTCGACTAA